Proteins encoded together in one Caldicellulosiruptor saccharolyticus DSM 8903 window:
- a CDS encoding methyl-accepting chemotaxis protein, whose protein sequence is MELSKMKTPRNPAKVSSQVNEANQFQNFNEVQGNNPGVFDATKRKERRDELRRNTIIERLAATTSETQAAVSQATRNVNELQVAVQEIAASAQEASKAAQESLRAIQEIEKVAKVADERTGELLNSITNLQALIQSVSDEIEEMIRGIEAAAQVSLESAENVLQLEKQANEIGTTVQAVMEVADQTNLLALNAAIEAARAGKHGRGFAVVADEVRSLAETTNKAAIEIQSIIEEIQRDVNVVAEDIRGVGTLVRGEAEKAKGVTEDLRKIEDSINTIVEAMKEIKVLSRNMMNASSEVRGGSQQIAAAAEEAAAATEESNASLIEQTKALNEINNAMTMLAEMADELKSTSITQKNAEELAAASAELAAMVEQSHKASYQISSALEQIMQAAEEQAAACEESQRATENLKNMQKDIVERLENTTKLARELQEILSKNKKDVEGLIEGVAQSVEKNKQSLESVRVLEKRIRNIEKIIDTISNVTTKIDLLSLNGSIEAARSGKYGKGFAVVAGDIKQLAQQSSDAIGNIKEMVRNINDQVRIVYEDVETAVKTAIEENEKAQKITFSLERVRGATEKVITEGNQLLASAQDAESALTQIAAGTVQIAKGAEEASQAAQSAATQAQEQLKAISQIAEATQEIANLAEELKNV, encoded by the coding sequence ATGGAGCTGTCTAAAATGAAAACGCCGAGAAATCCAGCAAAAGTTAGTTCCCAAGTTAATGAGGCCAACCAATTTCAAAATTTCAATGAGGTTCAAGGTAACAATCCTGGGGTTTTTGATGCAACAAAGAGGAAAGAAAGAAGAGACGAACTGAGGAGAAATACAATCATTGAAAGACTTGCTGCAACAACGAGCGAGACTCAGGCGGCGGTGTCGCAGGCTACGCGTAATGTAAATGAGTTACAGGTAGCAGTTCAAGAGATTGCTGCCTCAGCGCAAGAGGCATCCAAAGCAGCTCAAGAATCATTAAGAGCAATTCAAGAGATTGAAAAGGTAGCGAAGGTTGCGGATGAGAGGACAGGCGAGCTTTTAAATTCCATTACGAACCTTCAAGCACTTATTCAAAGTGTATCAGATGAGATTGAAGAGATGATCCGTGGGATTGAAGCAGCTGCTCAGGTTTCACTTGAGTCTGCTGAGAACGTTTTACAGCTTGAAAAACAAGCAAATGAAATTGGTACTACAGTTCAGGCTGTAATGGAGGTAGCTGACCAGACAAATCTTTTGGCTCTCAATGCAGCAATTGAGGCTGCGAGAGCAGGTAAACATGGTCGAGGCTTTGCAGTAGTGGCAGATGAGGTAAGAAGCTTAGCGGAAACAACCAACAAAGCTGCTATAGAGATTCAAAGCATTATTGAGGAAATTCAAAGGGATGTAAATGTAGTAGCAGAAGACATCAGGGGTGTTGGCACACTTGTGAGAGGAGAAGCTGAAAAAGCAAAAGGTGTTACAGAAGATTTGAGGAAGATAGAGGATTCAATTAATACGATTGTTGAAGCTATGAAAGAGATAAAGGTTTTGTCCCGCAATATGATGAACGCATCCAGCGAGGTCAGAGGCGGAAGCCAGCAGATTGCCGCAGCAGCGGAAGAGGCGGCAGCAGCTACTGAGGAATCAAATGCATCGTTGATTGAGCAGACTAAAGCATTAAATGAAATTAACAACGCGATGACCATGCTTGCTGAAATGGCAGATGAACTAAAATCCACCTCTATCACTCAAAAGAATGCAGAGGAACTTGCAGCGGCATCAGCTGAGCTTGCTGCTATGGTAGAACAGTCCCATAAAGCCAGCTATCAGATTTCTTCAGCACTTGAGCAGATAATGCAAGCGGCAGAAGAACAGGCTGCTGCATGTGAAGAGTCACAGAGAGCAACAGAGAATCTCAAAAATATGCAGAAAGACATAGTTGAAAGATTAGAAAACACAACGAAACTAGCAAGAGAGCTTCAAGAGATTTTGAGCAAGAATAAGAAGGATGTTGAAGGTTTAATTGAAGGGGTTGCTCAATCTGTTGAGAAAAACAAACAGTCGTTAGAAAGTGTGAGAGTATTGGAGAAAAGGATAAGAAATATTGAAAAGATAATAGATACTATTTCCAATGTCACAACAAAAATAGATTTACTGTCATTGAATGGTTCTATTGAGGCAGCGCGCTCTGGAAAATATGGAAAAGGATTCGCCGTTGTGGCAGGAGACATAAAACAGCTTGCTCAGCAGTCAAGTGACGCAATAGGAAATATAAAAGAAATGGTTAGAAACATTAATGACCAAGTAAGAATTGTATATGAAGATGTAGAAACTGCTGTAAAAACGGCGATTGAGGAAAATGAAAAAGCCCAAAAAATAACTTTTTCGCTTGAGAGAGTGAGAGGAGCTACTGAAAAAGTTATTACAGAAGGTAATCAACTGCTTGCAAGTGCCCAGGATGCAGAAAGTGCCTTGACTCAGATAGCAGCTGGAACAGTACAGATTGCAAAGGGTGCAGAAGAAGCATCGCAAGCGGCCCAGAGTGCAGCAACTCAAGCTCAGGAACAGCTCAAGGCAATTTCCCAAATTGCCGAGGCTACACAAGAGATTGCAAATCTTGCAGAGGAGCTTAAAAATGTTTGA
- a CDS encoding chemotaxis protein CheA: protein MNYEERKFLMELLDEGKKIYKIEFLLKPEGEFKAPTVAKIYKNLSIKYNIFLTIPDMQQEHIGEDISEYLFFVEGDIDINTLRQDVEEACKDEEVIDIFFIQKLLKEDLEVTEVIGTNDIQQKEEIQTYSNTEQIKELRTKENEQENKKIDSVRIDIYKLNNLTNLAGELITCKSQLSQILNGFKEINVKDKEISNLISNLEKGILRLERISFELQEGITSLRLLPIKNVFRKLPRIVREVAQKEDKEVELIIKGEETEIDKLILEKITDPLVHIVRNCVNHGIEKPEERIAKGKKPQGRITIEAYAEGEHIYISITDDGRGIDIDKIKAKALEKGIVTSDELLSMSEKDVIDLIFLPGFSTADRVDDIAGRGVGMDVVKKNIAELKGEIKVETQKDKGTSFLIVIPLTVAIIKTLLVLAGERLYLLPLEKIIETVKINKNLIKSITGKKIYSIKGEIIPFFSLNEILGNEEDEDTRNYYFGIIVRYNNSKVGIIVDKLIGEYDVVVKPLDQFVGNIKGIVGSTILGDGRVVLLLEPEQLIGRIVCKAKQ, encoded by the coding sequence ATGAATTATGAAGAAAGAAAGTTTTTGATGGAACTTTTGGACGAGGGGAAAAAGATATATAAGATAGAATTTCTACTAAAGCCCGAAGGGGAGTTCAAAGCACCTACAGTAGCAAAGATATATAAAAATCTGAGTATAAAATACAATATTTTTCTCACAATTCCAGATATGCAACAAGAACATATAGGCGAGGATATAAGTGAATACTTATTCTTTGTTGAAGGAGATATTGACATAAATACTTTGCGACAAGATGTGGAAGAGGCTTGTAAAGATGAGGAAGTTATTGACATTTTCTTTATTCAAAAGCTATTGAAAGAAGATTTAGAGGTTACTGAAGTAATAGGAACAAATGATATTCAGCAAAAAGAAGAAATTCAAACTTATTCCAATACAGAGCAAATAAAAGAGTTGAGAACAAAAGAAAATGAACAAGAGAACAAAAAAATTGATTCTGTGAGAATTGATATTTACAAATTAAATAATCTTACAAATCTTGCAGGTGAACTTATTACTTGTAAATCTCAACTAAGTCAAATATTGAATGGTTTTAAAGAGATAAACGTAAAAGATAAAGAGATTAGTAATTTGATTTCGAACCTTGAAAAAGGAATTTTAAGGTTAGAAAGGATTTCTTTTGAGCTTCAGGAAGGAATAACAAGTTTGAGACTTTTACCCATAAAGAATGTATTTAGAAAACTTCCGAGAATTGTACGAGAAGTTGCTCAAAAAGAAGATAAAGAGGTAGAACTAATTATAAAAGGTGAGGAAACAGAGATTGATAAACTTATATTAGAAAAGATTACTGACCCTTTAGTACATATAGTAAGAAATTGTGTAAATCATGGAATTGAAAAGCCAGAAGAGAGGATTGCCAAGGGCAAAAAACCTCAAGGGAGAATTACAATAGAAGCCTATGCAGAGGGTGAGCATATTTATATCTCCATTACGGATGATGGAAGAGGTATTGACATAGATAAAATAAAAGCAAAAGCTTTGGAAAAGGGTATTGTTACAAGTGATGAGCTTCTGAGTATGTCTGAAAAAGATGTAATTGACCTGATTTTCTTACCAGGTTTCTCTACAGCTGATAGAGTTGATGATATTGCTGGCAGAGGAGTTGGAATGGACGTTGTCAAAAAGAATATTGCAGAGCTAAAGGGTGAAATAAAGGTTGAGACACAAAAAGATAAAGGTACAAGCTTTTTAATAGTTATCCCACTCACTGTTGCTATAATAAAGACATTATTGGTTTTGGCCGGTGAAAGATTGTATCTTCTACCGCTTGAAAAAATAATTGAGACAGTAAAGATTAATAAAAACTTGATAAAATCAATTACAGGTAAAAAAATATACAGCATCAAAGGAGAAATAATTCCGTTCTTTAGTCTTAATGAAATACTCGGAAATGAAGAAGATGAAGATACCAGAAATTACTATTTTGGGATAATAGTGAGATATAACAACAGCAAAGTAGGAATAATAGTGGACAAGCTGATAGGTGAATATGATGTTGTTGTAAAGCCTTTAGACCAATTTGTAGGGAATATAAAAGGAATAGTTGGTTCTACAATCTTGGGTGATGGCAGGGTTGTCTTGTTGCTTGAACCAGAACAATTGATTGGAAGAATTGTTTGCAAAGCTAAACAATGA
- a CDS encoding protein-glutamate methylesterase/protein-glutamine glutaminase, whose product MVRVLVVEDSPLMRRVLIRILQKSPFIKVIDYATNGEEAIEKVASLRPNVVTMDVEMPVLNGIEALEKIMQTCPTPVVMISTLTQKSAEVTLKALSLGAVDFIPKPSNYSSELENVENEIITKVLNAAKANVFFKKGNSSAKRITSQLTKKPLVRPHAVFIGVSTGGPKTLGEIIPYIKPDIGVPIFIVQHMPPNFTKQLAVTLSERSSLFIKEAEKGEIIKPNTVYIAPGGKQMEINVISNKAFINIVDGPPDLIYKPSVDYVGFSLAQYYKDRLVAIMLTGMGNDGAKAFAFIKKLGGFIIAEDQSTAVIFGMPKAVIDQGIANLILPSTSIADTINSIFA is encoded by the coding sequence ATGGTCAGAGTTTTGGTGGTAGAAGATTCTCCACTTATGAGAAGGGTTTTAATTAGAATATTACAAAAAAGCCCTTTTATAAAGGTAATAGACTATGCGACAAATGGCGAGGAGGCAATCGAAAAGGTTGCCTCCTTGCGTCCTAATGTAGTAACAATGGATGTTGAAATGCCTGTTTTAAATGGCATTGAGGCACTAGAAAAAATAATGCAAACATGCCCAACGCCTGTTGTAATGATATCAACTCTTACCCAAAAGAGTGCTGAAGTTACTCTGAAGGCTTTGAGTTTGGGTGCAGTGGATTTTATTCCCAAGCCATCTAATTATTCAAGTGAGCTTGAAAACGTTGAAAATGAAATTATAACTAAAGTTTTGAATGCAGCAAAAGCAAATGTGTTTTTTAAAAAAGGTAATTCTTCAGCAAAACGAATAACCTCACAACTAACAAAGAAACCGTTAGTAAGACCACATGCAGTATTTATAGGGGTTTCGACAGGTGGCCCTAAAACATTGGGTGAAATAATTCCATATATAAAGCCTGACATAGGTGTGCCAATATTTATTGTGCAACACATGCCACCAAATTTTACAAAGCAGCTTGCTGTGACTCTTTCGGAAAGGAGTTCACTTTTTATTAAAGAAGCTGAAAAAGGTGAGATTATAAAACCTAATACAGTTTACATAGCACCAGGTGGCAAACAAATGGAGATAAATGTTATTTCTAACAAAGCTTTTATTAACATAGTGGATGGACCACCTGACTTGATCTATAAGCCTTCTGTTGATTATGTGGGCTTTTCGCTTGCACAATATTACAAAGACAGGCTTGTAGCAATAATGCTTACCGGTATGGGTAATGATGGTGCAAAAGCGTTTGCGTTTATCAAAAAGCTTGGTGGTTTTATAATAGCGGAAGATCAATCAACCGCGGTTATATTTGGCATGCCCAAGGCGGTAATTGACCAAGGTATTGCTAACTTGATTTTGCCTTCGACAAGTATCGCAGATACTATAAATTCCATATTTGCATAA
- a CDS encoding HEAT repeat domain-containing protein translates to MNSAEELLNMLSSDDYVIQKGAIENALHFKEPVVIDKLIELFISTNNKMIEEHIAKALKQIGGEYTVEKLLRLLDHDEARVRTFAYEVLCEIGSHNLHAIIAEAENPDKNVRKFIVDILGALKNKDAVPALLKRLSDDDVNVIQGAVEALGNIGDVEALKKVVEFLPSAHLWVQWTIIESIKKVNDGQLVSQVLNLPWEIENVIFDSIFDMVRESGNVENVEDAIKLYLKLSTQLRIKVLDTIHSIYLRSDKRKLEGILTDSKLFDEIKGILIYGTNLQKYTILKYLGEIEDEDFINFIKNKVFDETIEMNIIKLYYTANTLKKRELIKVFKYFNRPKLVEHIKEIFKGDDNILKLSALRIMRRNGIREVADMLPEVMKEEELLSEVLKTIIELDLKELFEQVYDEYFKAESEDKKLLMLECMVELRPDDPKVMALIKDELTNESLDDSQILKLLQLIGKTNNMEVFRAQLEYLVNHPNMEVSIEAQSLLTK, encoded by the coding sequence ATGAATTCCGCTGAAGAATTACTTAATATGCTAAGCTCAGATGACTATGTGATTCAAAAAGGAGCGATAGAGAATGCATTACATTTTAAAGAGCCTGTAGTAATTGATAAATTGATAGAACTTTTTATAAGCACTAATAACAAAATGATAGAAGAGCATATTGCAAAAGCATTAAAACAAATAGGAGGAGAATATACAGTCGAGAAACTATTAAGGCTTTTAGACCATGATGAAGCAAGAGTAAGGACTTTTGCATACGAGGTCTTGTGCGAAATAGGATCACATAATCTTCACGCTATCATAGCTGAAGCAGAAAATCCGGATAAGAACGTTAGAAAATTTATAGTTGATATATTAGGCGCTTTAAAAAACAAAGATGCAGTGCCAGCTTTACTAAAAAGGTTATCAGACGATGATGTAAATGTTATTCAAGGTGCGGTTGAAGCATTGGGGAACATCGGAGATGTTGAGGCACTAAAGAAAGTAGTGGAGTTTTTACCTTCGGCTCATTTGTGGGTGCAGTGGACAATCATTGAGAGCATAAAAAAAGTAAACGATGGTCAATTAGTTTCACAAGTTTTGAATCTGCCATGGGAAATTGAAAATGTCATATTTGATAGTATATTTGATATGGTAAGGGAAAGTGGTAATGTTGAAAATGTAGAGGATGCAATAAAGTTATATTTAAAACTTTCAACTCAGTTAAGGATAAAAGTGTTAGATACTATACACTCTATTTATCTAAGATCTGATAAGAGGAAACTTGAAGGTATTCTTACTGATAGCAAGCTCTTTGATGAGATAAAAGGTATATTAATATATGGAACAAATTTACAAAAATATACAATCCTTAAATATCTTGGAGAGATAGAAGATGAAGATTTTATTAACTTTATTAAAAACAAAGTGTTCGATGAAACGATTGAGATGAATATTATAAAGCTCTATTATACAGCGAATACTTTGAAAAAAAGAGAGTTGATCAAGGTGTTCAAATATTTTAATAGACCAAAATTAGTGGAGCACATTAAAGAAATATTTAAAGGTGATGACAATATATTGAAGCTAAGTGCTTTGAGGATTATGAGGAGAAATGGTATCAGGGAGGTAGCAGATATGTTACCTGAGGTTATGAAAGAAGAAGAACTTTTATCTGAGGTATTGAAGACTATCATTGAGCTTGATTTAAAGGAGCTATTCGAACAAGTTTACGACGAATATTTTAAAGCTGAAAGTGAAGATAAAAAACTTTTGATGCTTGAGTGTATGGTTGAACTAAGACCAGATGATCCCAAAGTTATGGCTCTTATTAAAGATGAACTTACAAATGAATCGTTGGATGACAGCCAGATACTTAAGCTGTTACAGTTAATAGGAAAGACTAACAATATGGAAGTATTTAGGGCACAACTTGAGTACTTGGTTAACCACCCTAATATGGAAGTTTCTATCGAAGCTCAAAGCCTTTTAACTAAATAG
- a CDS encoding chemotaxis protein CheA: MEEKFKDPLFEIFIAESKQLLNDLENIFICLKERKLILKNVNNDIMRIFHTLKGSSAAMKYSDISQVCHKAEDLFVKLNSIHITPNIVDQLINCFLKVIDCLNLDIDSIETTDFSASRTAQKLIDQLIENINENQNTASVDNIEKTKKKYRIKVFFEDGAGMENVRAYGVIWKLKDVGDIIDYTPKNIQNDPNTADVIQKKGFELVIETVLEKDEVFQLFDDVLYLSNIEIEFADNMSNEEFSQNGSKLGGGNTNLGQKIINVNVEKVDKIIDLIGELLINFSGLVLSVESLGIASEDFKKSYSKVSRVINELQEIAMSMRMVSLSNTFQRLRRVALEVSEKLHKKVTVYVTGEETELDRMMIEHITDPLIHLVRNAIDHGIETPDERRKQGKAEEGNLYIHAKSTNSEVLITIQDDGRGIDREKILEKALEKGIIKSKNNLTDEDIYSLIFMPGFSTKDEATEYSGRGVGLDIVKNNIERIGGKILVTSEKGRGTSFTLKIPLTLAIIDGMLVELNSKKFVIPITSMVEIIRLDTDKIILEAGKKFILLREECYPLVDLKKIFFGKETEFNSNTFNIGVMIEENGKKAVLLVDNLISQQQIVIKPLPLLLRNAQVVSGCTLLGDGSIALILDISGLFEHIRVTERRRNI, from the coding sequence ATGGAAGAAAAGTTTAAAGACCCACTATTTGAAATTTTCATTGCGGAGTCAAAACAACTTCTTAACGACTTAGAAAACATATTCATTTGTCTTAAAGAAAGAAAGTTAATACTCAAAAATGTAAACAATGACATTATGCGCATTTTCCATACACTCAAAGGATCATCAGCAGCTATGAAATATTCAGATATAAGCCAAGTATGCCACAAGGCAGAGGATTTATTTGTAAAATTAAACTCAATACATATAACACCTAATATTGTTGACCAGCTTATCAATTGTTTTTTAAAAGTTATAGACTGCTTAAATCTCGACATTGACTCAATTGAAACTACAGATTTTTCTGCTTCCCGCACTGCTCAGAAATTAATCGATCAGTTAATAGAAAATATCAATGAAAATCAAAACACAGCCTCTGTGGACAATATTGAAAAAACTAAAAAGAAGTATCGTATTAAAGTATTTTTTGAAGATGGAGCAGGCATGGAAAATGTAAGAGCTTATGGTGTTATTTGGAAGTTAAAAGATGTGGGTGATATTATTGATTATACTCCAAAGAATATACAAAATGACCCAAACACAGCAGATGTAATACAAAAAAAGGGATTCGAATTAGTAATAGAAACTGTACTTGAAAAAGATGAAGTTTTTCAGCTTTTTGATGATGTTCTTTATTTATCTAATATAGAAATTGAATTTGCAGATAACATGTCTAACGAAGAGTTCTCTCAAAATGGTTCCAAATTGGGAGGTGGAAATACCAATCTCGGGCAAAAAATTATCAACGTTAATGTTGAAAAAGTTGACAAAATAATAGACTTAATAGGCGAACTTTTAATCAACTTTTCAGGATTGGTTCTAAGTGTAGAATCACTTGGAATTGCTTCGGAGGACTTTAAAAAATCTTACTCAAAAGTTTCAAGAGTAATAAACGAACTCCAAGAAATAGCAATGTCTATGCGAATGGTGTCTCTCTCGAACACATTCCAAAGGTTAAGAAGGGTCGCTCTTGAAGTGTCTGAAAAGCTCCATAAGAAAGTAACTGTTTACGTTACTGGAGAAGAAACTGAACTTGACAGAATGATGATTGAGCACATAACAGACCCACTCATACACTTAGTAAGAAATGCCATAGACCATGGGATAGAAACACCTGATGAGAGAAGAAAACAGGGGAAAGCTGAAGAGGGAAATCTTTATATTCACGCAAAAAGTACTAATTCAGAGGTACTAATAACAATTCAAGATGATGGGAGGGGAATTGACAGAGAGAAGATATTGGAGAAAGCATTAGAAAAAGGAATAATTAAGTCTAAAAATAATTTAACTGATGAGGATATTTATTCGTTGATATTCATGCCAGGATTTTCAACTAAAGACGAAGCAACAGAATACTCAGGGAGAGGAGTTGGACTTGATATAGTTAAAAACAATATAGAGAGAATTGGTGGAAAAATACTTGTAACTTCAGAAAAGGGTAGAGGTACCTCTTTTACGCTAAAAATCCCATTGACTCTTGCAATAATTGATGGAATGTTGGTTGAACTAAATTCTAAAAAATTTGTAATTCCAATTACCTCTATGGTTGAGATAATAAGACTTGATACTGACAAGATAATTTTAGAAGCAGGAAAAAAATTTATTTTGTTACGTGAGGAATGCTATCCGTTGGTTGACTTAAAAAAGATTTTTTTTGGCAAGGAAACAGAATTCAACTCTAACACCTTCAACATAGGTGTAATGATAGAAGAAAACGGTAAAAAAGCAGTATTGTTGGTAGATAATTTGATTTCTCAGCAACAAATAGTAATAAAACCATTGCCATTGCTGTTGAGAAATGCGCAAGTAGTCTCTGGCTGTACTTTGTTAGGAGATGGATCTATTGCTCTAATATTAGACATAAGTGGTTTATTTGAACATATTCGAGTAACTGAAAGGAGGCGGAATATATGA
- a CDS encoding chemotaxis protein CheW has product MIDEERVKLLKATEEEFEEEDELTDERQLVIFKLGEEEYGVDIMQVKEIIRTTNITKIPQVPSFVEGIISLRGEILPIIDMRKKFSLPEKEKTRQTRILVINLDNMTIGGIVDEVTEVLRIPNDAITPPPPVIKGVNTEYLQGVGQINGRIIILLDMSKILTSNEIIQIEELKEELMNK; this is encoded by the coding sequence ATGATTGATGAAGAAAGAGTAAAATTATTAAAAGCAACAGAGGAGGAATTTGAAGAAGAAGATGAGTTAACAGACGAGAGACAACTTGTGATTTTTAAATTAGGGGAAGAAGAATACGGTGTTGATATAATGCAGGTCAAAGAGATTATTAGAACAACAAATATAACAAAGATACCACAAGTACCATCTTTTGTAGAAGGGATAATAAGTCTAAGAGGTGAGATATTACCTATAATAGATATGCGTAAAAAATTTAGTTTACCTGAGAAAGAAAAAACGAGACAAACACGAATTCTTGTTATAAATCTTGATAACATGACCATAGGTGGAATTGTTGACGAAGTAACAGAAGTGCTTAGAATTCCAAATGATGCTATAACTCCACCACCACCTGTAATTAAAGGAGTTAATACAGAGTATTTACAGGGGGTTGGGCAGATTAACGGAAGAATAATAATTCTTCTTGACATGTCCAAGATATTGACCTCTAACGAGATAATACAAATTGAGGAATTGAAAGAAGAACTGATGAACAAGTAA
- a CDS encoding chemotaxis protein CheW, translated as MKNSEFDKEVVFDTEDGMKDKYLVFKIENQFYAIEIRYVTEIIGIQPITEIPHQQPYVKGVINLRGKIIPVIDVRIRMGKEFRKYDDRTCIIVVNVNDVDVGLIVDYVSEVLIIKEEALSTPPDISEADDENKFVRYVGNLTDRLILILDCEKLVLPDKVIKLN; from the coding sequence ATGAAAAATTCGGAATTTGACAAAGAGGTTGTCTTTGATACAGAAGATGGTATGAAGGACAAATATCTTGTATTTAAAATAGAAAATCAATTTTACGCTATTGAAATAAGATATGTTACTGAAATAATTGGCATTCAGCCAATTACAGAAATTCCTCATCAACAACCATATGTAAAAGGTGTAATTAATTTAAGAGGGAAAATTATTCCTGTGATAGATGTTCGAATTAGAATGGGAAAGGAATTTAGGAAATATGATGACAGAACGTGTATTATTGTAGTAAACGTAAATGATGTTGATGTAGGGCTTATTGTTGATTATGTAAGCGAAGTTTTAATTATAAAAGAAGAAGCTCTCTCTACACCGCCCGATATTAGTGAGGCTGATGACGAAAACAAATTTGTAAGATATGTGGGAAATCTGACAGATAGACTTATTTTAATCCTGGATTGTGAAAAGCTTGTATTGCCTGATAAAGTAATAAAATTAAACTAA
- a CDS encoding HD-GYP domain-containing protein has translation MLLDKPKINQKIPEELWKFKEEFNISFLDIFIVNGNKIYALEDCSQKETNICRPINGLINSNLIHIACSHGKVTYHIVDGKNTFPFLNENLMIEICIPIRGEKYSNIDVCVYFGLTNKEVDVKNLLSSFLRRFNLAEIYLYAFLMYCKLIKLRNFLNVFVTLEDMIKVNFPSLQLHLFNVAFWAVEIAKKLNFTNKEQEKLYLAGILHDVGKIKIRSEIINKKGSLTNEEYEEVKRHVEFGYVIAKEIIGDIYPDIPVWVKNHHEMYDGSGYPEGLKGEEIPLPSRILKVADVIDVLYSPRSYKTPVPVEKIVAELNRCKGKDFDPKVADIAIEVIKEKVVLPTDILRVSERRIFPAMLLLHFGEGKEVCCLNGYFYFDGTRGYFKLIEIVTNKLDLRNSVSAHLVIEVLSSIYEYNVHAIPLDETTWLISKIRTVEKNSCVCMLWNLEAFIITQEGRISVNIRKLSEEDLLFECNSMCEFDTSQLYKMEVLFENGEELILNGRIVCNYPVTKESSYYKYAFVMVSDTTKERLFKQIFRKHIDLKKRIEEVCTSR, from the coding sequence ATGTTATTAGACAAACCTAAAATTAATCAAAAAATCCCAGAAGAGCTTTGGAAGTTTAAAGAAGAGTTTAATATAAGCTTTCTTGACATTTTTATCGTTAACGGAAATAAAATTTATGCATTAGAAGATTGCAGCCAGAAAGAAACTAATATCTGCCGACCTATAAATGGGTTAATAAACAGTAATCTCATTCATATAGCTTGTAGTCATGGGAAGGTTACGTACCATATTGTTGATGGGAAGAACACTTTTCCCTTTTTGAACGAAAATTTAATGATTGAAATCTGTATCCCCATAAGAGGAGAAAAGTATAGCAATATAGATGTGTGTGTTTATTTTGGCCTTACTAACAAAGAAGTCGATGTAAAAAATTTGTTATCTTCATTTTTGAGAAGGTTTAATTTAGCTGAAATTTACTTATATGCGTTTCTAATGTATTGCAAATTAATAAAATTAAGAAATTTTTTGAACGTTTTTGTAACACTTGAAGATATGATAAAGGTCAATTTTCCATCTTTGCAGTTACACTTATTTAATGTAGCATTTTGGGCTGTAGAGATCGCTAAAAAGTTAAATTTTACAAATAAAGAACAAGAAAAACTTTATTTAGCTGGGATATTGCATGATGTAGGAAAGATTAAAATTAGAAGCGAGATAATCAACAAAAAAGGATCATTAACAAATGAAGAATATGAGGAAGTTAAACGTCATGTAGAGTTTGGATATGTCATTGCAAAGGAAATAATAGGAGACATATATCCTGACATTCCTGTGTGGGTAAAAAACCATCATGAGATGTATGATGGAAGCGGATATCCTGAAGGATTGAAAGGAGAGGAGATTCCTCTTCCCAGCAGAATTCTTAAAGTCGCAGATGTAATTGATGTTTTATATTCTCCCAGAAGTTACAAGACTCCTGTTCCTGTTGAAAAAATAGTTGCTGAGTTAAATAGATGTAAAGGTAAAGACTTTGATCCCAAAGTCGCAGATATAGCAATAGAAGTGATTAAGGAAAAAGTTGTTCTTCCAACAGATATATTGAGAGTAAGTGAGAGAAGAATATTCCCTGCGATGCTATTGCTACATTTCGGTGAAGGAAAAGAAGTGTGTTGTTTGAATGGATACTTTTACTTTGATGGAACAAGGGGTTACTTTAAACTAATTGAAATAGTTACAAATAAGCTAGATTTAAGAAACTCAGTTTCGGCACATTTGGTTATTGAAGTACTTAGTTCAATTTATGAATACAATGTTCATGCAATACCTTTAGACGAAACAACGTGGTTAATTTCAAAAATAAGAACTGTTGAGAAAAATAGTTGTGTTTGTATGCTATGGAACTTAGAAGCATTCATAATAACTCAAGAAGGAAGAATAAGTGTTAATATTCGAAAATTATCGGAAGAGGATCTGTTGTTTGAATGCAACAGTATGTGTGAATTTGATACGTCACAACTTTACAAAATGGAAGTACTTTTTGAAAATGGAGAAGAACTAATCTTAAATGGTCGAATTGTGTGTAATTATCCAGTAACAAAAGAAAGCTCTTATTACAAATATGCATTTGTAATGGTTTCTGACACCACAAAAGAAAGATTATTTAAGCAGATTTTTAGAAAACATATTGACCTAAAAAAACGAATAGAAGAAGTTTGTACAAGTAGATGA